One segment of Spiroplasma kunkelii CR2-3x DNA contains the following:
- a CDS encoding DUF2649 family protein has product MQNDWIKLKEFFIHIFLFIDKTNVETITMWNLTQNEYLTLMVGIWIVILFLTWFFLWMVFKIVGCFK; this is encoded by the coding sequence ATGCAAAATGATTGAATTAAATTAAAAGAGTTTTTTATTCATATATTTTTGTTTATAGATAAAACAAATGTTGAAACTATTACAATGTGGAATTTAACGCAAAATGAATATTTAACTTTAATGGTTGGTATTTGAATTGTTATTTTGTTCTTAACTTGGTTTTTCTTGTGAATGGTTTTTAAAATAGTTGGGTGTTTTAAATAA